One region of Ananas comosus cultivar F153 linkage group 9, ASM154086v1, whole genome shotgun sequence genomic DNA includes:
- the LOC109715542 gene encoding forkhead box protein C1-like yields the protein MDREAKNPPRAPRGGGGGVGGGGGGGAAPEPSFPLQWGSRKRLRCLKVREEGGGSPAKSDSNPRRSLSRINRRIIAGGVGGGGGGGGGDNHFPSPPPHHHPAPLCLRKADSAGCENGGKSQSMSSSPEKEDRFYSTRGSAATVFEENGVIGNGEERGAAVLPRFFISLSNKEKEEDFLQMKGCKLPQRPKKRSKLIQKCLLLVSPGAWLSEISQERYEVREKKGSRKRRRGLKAMSMESDSE from the exons ATGGATCGGGAAGCGAAGAATCCACCGAGGGCgccgcgaggaggaggaggaggcgtaggaggaggaggaggaggaggggctgCGCCGGAGCCGAGCTTCCCCCTGCAGTGGGGGAGCCGCAAGAGGCTCCGGTGCTTGAAAGTGCGCGAGGAGGGCGGAGGATCCCCTGCCAAATCCGATAGCAATCCTCGGCGGTCCCTTTCCCGCATCAATCGCCGCATCATCGCCGGAggcgtcggaggaggaggaggaggaggaggaggagacaaCCACTTCCCTTCCCCACCCCCCCATCATCACCCTGCCCCTCTTTGCCTCAG GAAGGCGGATTCGGCGGGCTGCGAGAACGGGGGGAAGTCGCAATCGATGTCGTCGTCGCCGGAGAAGGAGGACCGGTTTTATTCGACGAGGGGCTCGGCTGCAACGGTCTTCGAAGAGAACGGGGTGATCGGGAACGGGGAGGAGAGGGGTGCAGCGGTTTTACCACGGTTCTTCATCTCCTTGTCGAAcaaggagaaggaggaagaTTTTCTTCAAATGAAGGGGTGTAAGCTCCCGCAGAGACCCAAGAAGAGGTCCAAGTTGATACAGAAGTGCTTGCTC TTGGTGAGTCCTGGCGCATGGCTATCGGAAATCTCGCAGGAGAGGTACGAAGTTAGGGAGAAGAAGGGCTCGAGAAAG CGAAGGAGAGGATTGAAGGCGATGTCTATGGAGAGTGATTCAGAATGA